The Podospora pseudoanserina strain CBS 124.78 chromosome 7 map unlocalized CBS124.78p_7, whole genome shotgun sequence region TCATGACTGGATCAGCTTATTGCAGAGTATGTCCCCTCTTTTCATGCATCCCTTTCACTTCATGTCTTCACATCACTAACACCAACCCAGGATACATCGACGCCCACAAGGCCAGAACCGAAAATTCCATCATCTACAAAGACGAAGCCATATCCGCAGCTCCAAACACAAAATGGAACTGCATACTAATCTTTTCCCGCTCCATCGGCTCTCAACCACTTGTTTTTCCCCAGCCAGAGAAGCTCGTCGAGAATGGCttcgccaagaagaaggacgcgAAGAAGTACGCGGCGAAATGCTGCGTCGAATGGCTGATGGCAGAGGGGATGATGCCAAAGGATGGGAAAAGCGTGACGTTCCCCCATGCCTCGAATAAGATGATGGCTTCGACGAGCAAGATCTACAGCCCCTTGTCATCCCAACCgtcatcccccaacccacatGCTGCTTCTCAAGGGGGACATTCTTCCTCAGCAAtgacaacacccacccagTCATCCCCCTctaaacctcctcccccgccaaagCCAACAGACTCGACCACCTCACTACTTGACCCCCCGGGCGGAGCCCCGCTTGACCTTCCACcggatgatgaagagaatgATACTGCACCAGGGAAATCACCTTCTAAGAGAGTGGCTGCGCTGTGTGAGAAATTGGGGTTTCGACCGCCAAGGTATGTTTTGATTGCAAGAGCTGGTCAGGATGCAGTATTCGATGGGCATGCCGACATGGGGCCTGACAGTTGGATCATACctgatggggtgggggagaagggctttgggagggtggagggggtgtatAGTAAGAAGTTTGCGAAGGATATGGTTGCGCAGAATATACTGGGTATTTTGGaacaggaggagaggaggagagagggtgaggtgaggggtGTGCTGGGGGGATGAGTTGGCGGGGAAACTagtggggatgggaaagggtgTGGTCAATGTTCGGGGAGGTCGATGCCGAGAAACTGACCATGATGAAAGTTGAAGGGCAGAAAAGCATTCCATTCTGAGCGGTGAAAGGCTTCTATTTTCTCTTGCTTTCATGATGGGCTGGTTTTGGTGGGAGCTTGGCATAGTATCTGGTGATGAATCTTGTTCAGTTTAATGTATGATGGCCGACATGGTCGAATTTTCCACGATGCGTTGCAGCCAGCCTCACCATGTGAAATATAACTTTGTAACAACCCCCCTGTCCTGCTCGTTGACATCTCTTCTTGgcttgttgaccttgacccCACGAGTAAACTGGGAAATAATAGCCTCTTACGATCAAGACTCACTTCATGATTCAAGGCAAGGTGATTATCATCAGTTGGTGAGGCATTGGCACAAGAGAAACGAAATAGCAATACATAGCCATGGCCTTATGCTCCTATACGTGAAATTGAACTTCACCGTTTCGACCATAATTGTTGTATCATTGCTCACAACGAGCTGTCTACAATGATATCAGTCTGCAGCCCTGTACCAGAAGCTTAGTATTGAACTCCCTGCCACAATGTCAGTTTGTTAACTCGCTACACACCGTCATACTGTGACATTAGTTTGCCGAACAGCTACCGCCCTTCCAGCATCTATGCCTACCTCCCCCTTTGGGCGCGCATGCCAAGGTGGTAATAACACACAGTTGAGCCCTTCCTTTCTTCCTTCCAAAACCAGATGTCGACGGCTCTTCCCCTTTGGATCGCTTATGTGGAGCCTCTCGCTGGTTGCGCTACCATCACCGGCCAAAGCCCCCATGAGTCGCTCCAGTCACTTGTACCGGGGGCTGTCAGTAGCCAGCTCATCACACGCCTGAGCCGAGCGTTCTCGCTTCTGCAACGAACCTGGAAATTCTGCATCAAAGCCAGCAGACAGATGTCCAGATCAGCACCAGCTCTCACCGCACAGGAGCCCGAGTGTTAGGCTTTGCCTCTTGTTCCGGATGTCTATCTCATCCTGCAATCCATACTTTGTCAGTTGATAAACCCCAAGTCCAGACTTGCCTACGAGAACAGGTTATCAAGGAATCTCGCACCTGCCGGCCAGCCCTCCAACGTCGCTAATTGGATTACAGGACCCTTGGGGATATCGACAGCTCCCAAGCCCGTTCCCAATCCGAACACTCGTCACGCCATAAGTCTGCTGCCTTGTGGCAGGTACATACCGGTACATCATGACCCTGCAATCTCATGTAGCACCCTCGACAACACCCCCATGGCAGCACTAGCTGCCAGCACCCACACGAACGAGTCCCGTGGAGTGGTTAGCTGCGGGAGCACGAACACAAGAAGGACCCTTGGACGGCACGAACGGATAGACCCCTACCCCCCCTCAACAGTCCAAGCCCAATGAACCCCTCTTTTGAGAGGCGACATGTCCAACTTTGCTGTTCTTGGGAGCGTCGGTCACCGAACCTCAATGCTGCTCTGGGGTAACCTTGGGACGTGGCGAGAGCTCCAAAACCGCCAATGGATCCCGCTGTTCATTCCCCGGGTTGGGTAAGCCCCATTTCACTTGAGGAGGCCACCTGTCCATCATCATGCTCAGGTaacttctccatcttccacATCATAAGAGGAAGCTTACCATTAGACACTGTCTAGACCAGAGCCAATGAAggaacctcctcgccccggGACAAACCGCGAGCTCTGGTGGCACAGTCCCAAAGTTTCCTACCCCGAGAACCCAagccatcctctccttctgctgTCATTCTAACAGGCCCTGTCGTATGCAGAGAAGATGGATAGGGACCTGTTCCCTGTCCGGAGCAAAACGCCCGGGATATCAAGCCTCCATCAAGCCTTCCGTCAAtctcttttgcttctccGCAACCTCAGATTTCCAATGTTCGTTTCTCCACACATCTTGGCTTAATAATTCCCTGAGAATGTTCCCGGTGGTCAGGACATATCTCGGAAACGAGAACTGCCGGGGAGTCTCCTCACCTTTCCATTCACAAACCTACCTCGAAAAAGAACGTCCTCCGCCGCTGTCGTCCGGGAAGAGTATCTTCCGCTCCTAGTCTAGCCACCAGAAACCCACAATTGATCCCCAGGGTTTGTTGGACCTCGTGTGGTAGATTTTCCATCTGTTTTTCCCTACGAGGAAAGCACAAGCCTCGCGATCAGCATCGCCATAGAGCTAAGCCACTGATCGATGCGTGCCACTTTTTTATTTCTGTTGGGGTTCGACATCCTATGGTTTTGATTGGCCGGTTTCCCCACTTACACCCTCGTTTGGTTACTGACATAAGAGATTCTAGAACTTGGGTGTCATATCATATCGTTCTTGGGGGTTTTGCCATCGCTTTCCCTTGTCCCCCAGTTTGTGTTGCTTCGTAATTGGGATGATTTCACATGCGAGTTTGTCAGGTGCGGTGATCGTCGATTTTTGACAGGAACATGTGAGTGAAGGCGTGGTGGATTGACAGCCAGGGTCGAGATGTGTgttttggaagaggagaagtACCACGACATTGCTCCATAGGTCTTGTTACAACGAGAATTGAGGCGAGAAGGGGGCAAGAGAAGATGAACCAAGAACTGTTTTCATGGGATATTGGATAGACTCTTCGAAGAGAGTGATGCGAAAGATGGGATTTCTGGAaataaccccaacccaacccttgATATATACATGGGTGGGGACTTGATGGTAAATGCACTCAATTCGCTCAGATTTCTTGCAAAGAACTTTGGGAGATTtggcaaaagcaaaaaaCAGATCGGACagataaaaagaaaatttgTAAATGTCAAAATGTTCAAACGCCCCAGAGCTGCCGCACAACCCCATCGTGTACTTGGTAACGTACGCCCTGGaaagttttttttggttcaaacaaaaaaaaaaaaaaaagaaaaagaaacctcttccctcccacctcctccatatGCTCCCCCTAAGTAGGTAGATAGAAAAATCCATCACTCCCAAAAATGCCTGAtgctccccctttccctcctccccaaccccttaAAGAAACCCCCTCGCTGTGCGTGTATATCAAGCAAAAAATAACCAGacaggagaaaaagaagaaaaactaattcttctcccccaccaccccatcaacccccatcacctccctcccctccttgccagcagcctcctccctaCACCTCGAGCACAtgcaccaccctcccaaactccccctggcccactccctcctctccttaACAGGCAGCTCCACATCGCAGTAATGATTCAAGatctcctctcccttcttcacccctcctttcctccccccaacaaccctctTGTCCCTCGCCCAAAGCTTCATCTTGCCCCCCCACTCCCAGCTCACATTCGGATCGCAGTCGTGGTTAGCCAGGCACCAAAAGGGATGAACCGCCGCCACATCCGGCCTCCCGTCCCTGCGCCCGTCCTGGTAGTTTTTGCGCGCAGAGGCCGTGCCGCGGAACTTGGCGTAGCAGGTGTTGAAAACCCAAATGTCATGCTGGCCGAGCGTGGCATAAATGTCTATATCCATCTTCTCGAGTATGTGAAGCGGAATCTCGATGTTGTACTCGAACGAAAAAGGCAGGGTCCACTCCGGGGGCGGCTCGGCGTTGATGCTGCGGTCGATCTCGTTGAGCTCCGAGGGGACAAAGTCGCCCCAGATGAACTTTATCGAGGGCACGTCCAGGGGGTGCATCTCCTGGTGTGTCGACATCGCCAGGAGGCGGGCGAGCAGCAAGAGGTAGAGGGACTGGTCAATGTCCTTGTTGTCGGGGTCTTTGGCGATCGAGTCCACGTCCGTGTCGCACACGGCGGGGTGGTATTGCTCTTGGGCCTTGGTGAAGCAAAAGTCGTCGCAAAAGATGGTGTCGTAGCACTCCGGGCAGCTGACCGCCTTGGAGTGTTGGTCGAGGGGCGGGAGGGCCGTTCCGCAGGCGTCGCAGGTGGATTCCTTGTGTCGGTTGTTGGCTGTGAGGAGAGAATACTCTTCCAGCACCGTCTCACCCGGGGCGATGTCCTCTTTGGCAAAGAGGCCGAGCTGATTACACGTCGGTATCACGTCGTGGCCGTCCGTGTTGCTCTCGTCAtcgaggaggacggggagtTTAGACACGCGGACCTCGCACTTTGGAGCCATGGTCGACAGCTGCTTGTTGAGGTGGGCCAGCGACTCGGCCGAGAAGCGGTCCGGTTCGTGGGTGTTCCATGGGTAGACTTCACGGCGGACGACACCGCGGTCGGGGAGGCtgttgatgtcgatgggGGCGTCTGACTCTTTTCGTAGTCTGCGGCGGCCGACTTGCTCGATGTAGCCCTTGATCTCGCTGAGCTCTCTGTTGTTCGGGGCCGTGTTCAGGCCTCTCTCGCAAAATCTGAGCGCGCTTTTTAGGCTCCCGCAGAGAAGCAGGCTCAAGGACAGGATCTGGTAGGCGCGGACAGAACCGAGGTGGGCCAGGAGCTGATAGGGACCGACTCCCTCCAGCCCTTCCATAACATCCTCGCCAGCGGTGCCGTCTGATATCCCTTCGGTAAGGGAACCATGGTCAAGGACCACAGGGCAAGGCGTTGTTGAGTAGCCCTTGAGTGCTTCCAAGGCCTGCTCGTGGTACTCGAAGCTCTCATCGCGGACCTCGTCGGCCAGGAGAAGAGCACGGTAGGCGTCACCAGCAGCGAGGTCCGGGTAGGCGAGGTCAGAGTGGACCACGGCTCGCTCCAGGTAGAGGATCAGGTCGTAGGGAGAAGCAGACAGAGAGTCTGTCAGCTGCTGACGACGCTCCAGGAGGTGCTCCCTACAAGGGTCCTTCTCGTCGGGCACGGACGGTGACGGAGCCTCCATGGTCGATCAGGTAGATCAGACTAGGTAGGGGGGGTGTGTTGAATTCCAAGGACCAAGTCGGGTAGAAGAGCAACGAAAACAAAAGAGAAGAATAGACCGGTCTAGACGGGGAGGAAGCcaagggaaagaaagcaCAACAGGTTTCGGGTTCTGGCTTGGTCGGGTACCTTGCATATATATGTCTGCGCCGGACGCTACAGACAGGGACTATCTGTTGTAAGGTGCCCCTGTCGCTTGTCGTGGAATATTTTTGTTCCTGGGTGAGGAGCTGACGGGGAcaggcggagaggttggacCCGTCTTTTTTGGTCGAGAGTCAACCACGATGACCTCTCTTTTTGCAGCTAGCCTCGACGGTAGATATTGGTAGGGGGGTGTCTTTCCCGCTTGAAGTTCAAGCGGCGCGGGCGGACGTCGGCTCGGGTCGCTGCCCTAATAGCGACCCTAAGAAACAAAGCTGGGATTTCCTAGTTTGTCGTTGCCAAAGCCAAAATTGACGTGCCCTGGCTTTGCGAGCCCCGCCAAGAACGAACGAGCGAAGGTGGTTAGACGACTGTGACTGGAGAACTGGGGGAGTCCAAGCAGCAGACGCAGGGCTACCGGGTTGCAAGACCTTGATTTTGGTACAATGACGGGGCTCCCATCTTGCTTTGATTGACCCAAGTAACGCCGGGCGTCTGCATACTGATGCTCTCACAGCCCACGCCGCCTCGCACACCTCCATCACAGGGGCCGTTGCAAATGCTCCGGAAGACAAGAGGCGCTAACCCCCATCCAGCGCCCTCACACCAAAAAAGCCGGCCGATGAGAGCCCCAATACAGGAGTGCCGTCATCGCACAGCTCTctttggtgtttgatggggggGCCGTAAATCCTGAAAATAATCCTATCCTTGCCCACAGCCCGCTGCCAGCTGGACCCTTTTTCCAGAGGGGGGAATATCACACTGTAAGGCAATAGCGTACATACCTGGCGGTACCTGCACATCTATCTCAGAGGTACCTGGAAGTACTGCTCTTGATATGACGATCAGATATGGCATCTTCCAGCTTCCGAGACACGTCAGCCTTATTGGGGGGAAAGACATCACGCGCACACCTGCATCGACAAGATACGATAGACAAGATATgtctggagggggagggggttattGGAGCGGTGTTGGGAGCTGAGATGGGCCCGTGGGAAAGATGGCA contains the following coding sequences:
- the efg1_2 gene encoding rRNA-processing protein efg1 (EggNog:ENOG503P31U; COG:A), which produces MIIARSISSFSRNYCCQLRQLHIQLGLLSSFAHEVLPRPTLTASNTYRSPNPPKAARLISIMPPPRKAKRKLGQFVNDTIAQAQASPKKLRQKLTRNPVAPMSTMATATVSSSAANDDGIDYQSLALFVEQQMKDPKPITPLQRRALTDLTSSLKDEEPDTGGHDWISLLQRYIDAHKARTENSIIYKDEAISAAPNTKWNCILIFSRSIGSQPLVFPQPEKLVENGFAKKKDAKKYAAKCCVEWLMAEGMMPKDGKSVTFPHASNKMMASTSKIYSPLSSQPSSPNPHAASQGGHSSSAMTTPTQSSPSKPPPPPKPTDSTTSLLDPPGGAPLDLPPDDEENDTAPGKSPSKRVAALCEKLGFRPPRYVLIARAGQDAVFDGHADMGPDSWIIPDGVGEKGFGRVEGVYSKKFAKDMVAQNILGILEQEERRREGEVRGVLGG
- a CDS encoding uncharacterized protein (EggNog:ENOG503NWG3; COG:S), coding for MEAPSPSVPDEKDPCREHLLERRQQLTDSLSASPYDLILYLERAVVHSDLAYPDLAAGDAYRALLLADEVRDESFEYHEQALEALKGYSTTPCPVVLDHGSLTEGISDGTAGEDVMEGLEGVGPYQLLAHLGSVRAYQILSLSLLLCGSLKSALRFCERGLNTAPNNRELSEIKGYIEQVGRRRLRKESDAPIDINSLPDRGVVRREVYPWNTHEPDRFSAESLAHLNKQLSTMAPKCEVRVSKLPVLLDDESNTDGHDVIPTCNQLGLFAKEDIAPGETVLEEYSLLTANNRHKESTCDACGTALPPLDQHSKAVSCPECYDTIFCDDFCFTKAQEQYHPAVCDTDVDSIAKDPDNKDIDQSLYLLLLARLLAMSTHQEMHPLDVPSIKFIWGDFVPSELNEIDRSINAEPPPEWTLPFSFEYNIEIPLHILEKMDIDIYATLGQHDIWVFNTCYAKFRGTASARKNYQDGRRDGRPDVAAVHPFWCLANHDCDPNVSWEWGGKMKLWARDKRVVGGRKGGVKKGEEILNHYCDVELPVKERREWARGSLGGWCMCSRCREEAAGKEGREVMGVDGVVGEKN